From the Dethiosulfovibrio salsuginis genome, one window contains:
- a CDS encoding N-acetylmuramoyl-L-alanine amidase family protein, whose translation MRIAIDPGHGGKDPGAVGGQLRESEVALAISLFLRDELVDGGHSVLMTRETDVFITIGDRCRLANTWKADLFLSIHCNAASSPQAHGMELLIFPGSARGRDLAGHIWGALRDIPGLRDRGIKPRGDLGVLRGTSMPAVLVEAAFISNPENRRDHLETTHGRRRIAKAIAQGVMEWV comes from the coding sequence ATGAGGATAGCCATAGATCCTGGACATGGTGGCAAAGACCCAGGGGCCGTAGGAGGACAGCTTCGAGAGAGCGAGGTGGCGTTGGCCATCTCGCTTTTTTTGCGGGATGAACTGGTGGATGGAGGACACAGTGTCCTGATGACCAGAGAAACGGACGTCTTCATCACGATTGGCGATCGATGTCGACTAGCAAACACGTGGAAAGCTGACCTGTTTCTTTCTATTCATTGCAACGCTGCCAGCTCTCCACAGGCTCACGGCATGGAGCTCCTGATTTTCCCCGGATCGGCTAGAGGCAGGGATCTCGCCGGTCATATCTGGGGGGCTCTGCGTGATATCCCTGGGCTTCGAGATCGAGGAATAAAGCCCCGTGGAGATCTGGGAGTCCTTCGAGGCACCTCCATGCCTGCGGTGCTCGTAGAGGCAGCGTTTATCTCGAACCCGGAAAATCGGCGGGATCACCTGGAGACTACTCACGGTCGCAGAAGGATAGCAAAGGCGATTGCTCAGGGGGTGATGGAGTGGGTGTAG